GTGGACTGGGGCGGCAGCGGCCGAGCCTCGCGCCTGACCGACCTGGGGGACCTCGACCCGCTGCTGGAGGAGCTGGGCCGCCTTCTGCACGACGCCACCGAGACGCTGGTCGTCCTCGCCTGCGGCGCGGACGCCGAGAGCCTCTACTGGACGTGCATCGACGGCGTCGACGCCGGCTCCGAGTGCAAGGACCTGGTGGCCGAACTCCACCGGGCGGTCCGCACGGCGGAGTCCGCCGGGGAGGGGGACGCGGGAGCGCGAGCGCGGCGGGGGCGGGAGCCGGCGCCGAGGGATCGGAACGAGCCGGCGCCGAGGGATCGGAACGAGCCGGCGCGGGGGGAGCGGCCCGACGCACGGGCCGGGGTGCGGTCCGGCGAACCGTCCGCTGAAGGGACGGGCGGACGGACGGGCGAGGGGACGGGTGCAGGGATCGGGGACGGCGTCACGGATCCGCTCGACGCGATCTGCTCGGCCGCCCCGGGCCGCAGCGGGGCCTGCGGCCGTCGGCCCGACCGGCTTCGCGCACGGGCCGGGGCCCAGGCCCCGGCCCCGGGGTGCGGCGGGGCCTGCGGCGACCGGGCGGGCGGCGTCGCACCCGGTGGAGGCACGCCGGTCCTCGTCGTCCCGCTGGCCCCGCCGTCCGGAACCCGGGACTACCGGCCCCCGGCGGGGTCGGACAAGGCCGCCGGGTCGGCGGGCTCGGCGGCACCGGCCGGCCGGGCCCCCGAGGACTGCAGGGCGGCGCCCATCCCGGCCAGATCGGCGTTCACCGACGCGAGCAGCTCCTGCATCTGCTCCAGCAGGCTCTTCGGGGTGGCGGGGGCGGCCGTGGCCGCCAGGCCCGTGGCGCTCGGATCGTGCGGTGCGGCGGGTGCCTCGGACCAGTGCTCGGACATGAGGGGACCTCTTCGGATCGGTGGCGTGCTGTGATGCGGCGGACGTCGGTGCTGCCCGTCGTACGCCGCGCAGCAGGGGCAGCGCCGGCCGGCGCCACCGGGGCGGGGGCCCCGCCGTTCCCAACGACCGCCGTCGGCGGCCGGTCACCTCGGACCACCCGATGCGGTCCAAGACCCCGTCCGGGTACGTCCCACGGGTGAGCCCGGCTTGCGGGCGGCCACTCCGCTCGGCTAGGGCGGCCGCCCGCCGCACCGCCGTACGGCGCCGCGCGACCCGCCCCGCTCCCGACTGCCTGTGCTGGGCCGGCTGTCCGTGGGCCCGGTGACCCGGCCGGCCCGGGCCCTTGTGCCCGCCGCAGCCGGTCTCGCCCCGCCGCCGGTCTCGCCCCGCGCCACCCCGCCCCGCCGCCACCCCGCGGCACCACGCCCATCACCGAAAAGGCGACGGGCTCCCGCCGCCGTCCGTGCGGACAGCGCCAGGAGCCCGGTGCCGCCGGCAGTGCCGGCGGCGGACAACCAGTGAAGGAGGTCAGTTGTGAGCGTGCAGCTCCGCGTTCAGACCGCCCCAGGAGCCGGACCGGGCGATCACCTCGACCGCGCCGGTCTGCGAGTTGCGGCGGAACAGCAGGTTGTCCTGCCCGGACACCTCGACCGCCTTGGCGACCTTGCCGTCCGGCAGCGCCACCCGGGTGCCGGCCGTGACGTACAGGCCGGCCTCCACCACGCAGTCGTTGCCGAGCGAGATGCCGATACCCGCGTTCGCGCCCAGCAGGCAGCGCTCGCCGACCGAGACGGTCTGCTTGCCGCCGCCCGAGAGCGTCCCCATGATCGAGGCGCCGCCACCGATGTCGCTGTGGTCGCCGACCACGACACCCGCGCTGATCCGGCCCTCGACCATGGAGGTGCCCAGGGTGCCGGCGTTGAAGTTGACGAAGCCCTCGTGCATCACCGTGGTGCCGACCGCGAGGTGGGCGCCGAGACGGACACGGTCGGCGTGCGCGATCCGGACGCCGGA
The sequence above is a segment of the Kitasatospora sp. NBC_00240 genome. Coding sequences within it:
- a CDS encoding DUF6099 family protein, yielding MDALRLIKTARHAMAEARDVPDVMLEAWQTGLLTEAVGSRLAERGDAEVAALGQLLSEAGAQVASCLEPSPESAAAVDWGGSGRASRLTDLGDLDPLLEELGRLLHDATETLVVLACGADAESLYWTCIDGVDAGSECKDLVAELHRAVRTAESAGEGDAGARARRGREPAPRDRNEPAPRDRNEPARGERPDARAGVRSGEPSAEGTGGRTGEGTGAGIGDGVTDPLDAICSAAPGRSGACGRRPDRLRARAGAQAPAPGCGGACGDRAGGVAPGGGTPVLVVPLAPPSGTRDYRPPAGSDKAAGSAGSAAPAGRAPEDCRAAPIPARSAFTDASSSCICSSRLFGVAGAAVAARPVALGSCGAAGASDQCSDMRGPLRIGGVL